A genomic region of Streptomyces diastaticus subsp. diastaticus contains the following coding sequences:
- a CDS encoding NADPH-dependent 2,4-dienoyl-CoA reductase, giving the protein MSSASDYPHLLTPLDLGFTTLRNRVLMGSMHTGLEEAPGGLDRMAAFYAARARGGVGLMVTGGIAPNDRGRSAEGGARLTTEAEAAEHRVVTEAVHREGGKIALQILHFGRYAYHQDLVAPSAVQAPINPFVPHALTDDEVEETVEDFVRAAALARSAGYDGVEIMGSEGYLINEFIAARTNHREDRWGGSYENRVRFPVEIVRRVRERVGEDFILIYRLSMLDLVPGGSSLEEVVALAKLIEEAGATLINTGIGWHEARVPTIATQVPRAAFTWVTRELRGAVTVPLVTGNRVNTPEVAEEVLADGRADMVSMARPFLADPDFVAKAARGRADTINTCIGCNQACLDHTFSGRISSCLVNPRACHETELVLAPSRLRKRVAVVGAGPAGLACAVSAAERGHAVTLFDAAEEIGGQLDVARRVPGKEEFDETIRYFRVQLAEHGVDVRLGKSVTAADLPEHAYDEVVLATGVTPRVPAIPGVDHPTVVGYLDVLRDRVPVGRRVAVIGAGGIGFDVAAHLTDSGDGASRDAATYFRHWGVDTTYATPGGLREPELPATGRTVHLIQRKTGKVGAGLGRTTGWIHRTELRHRGVTTVAGATYDRIDDEGLHLTVEGEQRTLPVDTVVLCAGQEPRRDLYEELCAAGRAPHLIGGADVAAELDAKRAVKQGTELAATL; this is encoded by the coding sequence ATGAGCAGCGCCAGTGACTACCCGCACCTGCTGACCCCGCTGGACCTCGGGTTCACCACGCTGCGCAACCGCGTGCTCATGGGCTCCATGCACACCGGCCTGGAAGAGGCCCCCGGCGGCCTCGACCGGATGGCCGCGTTCTACGCGGCGCGCGCCCGGGGCGGCGTCGGCCTCATGGTCACCGGCGGCATCGCCCCCAACGACCGCGGCCGCTCCGCCGAGGGCGGCGCCCGCCTCACCACCGAGGCCGAGGCCGCCGAGCACCGTGTCGTCACCGAGGCCGTTCACCGCGAGGGCGGCAAGATCGCCCTCCAGATCCTCCACTTCGGCCGTTACGCCTACCATCAGGACCTCGTCGCCCCCAGCGCCGTCCAGGCCCCGATCAACCCCTTCGTCCCGCACGCTCTCACCGACGACGAGGTCGAGGAGACCGTCGAGGACTTCGTCCGGGCCGCCGCCCTGGCCCGCTCCGCCGGGTACGACGGCGTCGAGATCATGGGCTCCGAGGGTTACCTCATCAACGAGTTCATCGCCGCGCGCACCAACCACCGCGAGGACCGCTGGGGCGGTTCCTACGAGAACCGCGTCCGCTTCCCCGTGGAGATCGTCCGCCGGGTCCGGGAGCGGGTCGGCGAGGACTTCATCCTCATCTACCGCCTCTCCATGCTCGACCTCGTCCCCGGCGGCTCCTCGCTGGAGGAGGTCGTCGCCCTCGCCAAGCTGATCGAGGAGGCCGGGGCCACCCTCATCAACACCGGCATCGGCTGGCACGAGGCCCGCGTCCCCACCATCGCCACCCAGGTGCCACGCGCCGCCTTCACCTGGGTCACCCGTGAGCTGAGGGGCGCCGTGACCGTCCCGCTGGTCACCGGCAACCGCGTCAACACCCCCGAGGTCGCGGAGGAAGTCCTCGCCGACGGGCGTGCCGACATGGTCTCCATGGCCCGGCCCTTCCTCGCCGACCCCGACTTCGTCGCCAAGGCCGCGCGCGGCCGCGCCGACACCATCAACACCTGCATCGGCTGCAACCAGGCCTGCCTCGACCACACCTTCAGCGGCCGGATCAGCAGCTGCCTGGTCAACCCGCGCGCCTGCCACGAGACCGAGCTGGTCCTCGCCCCTTCCCGGCTGCGCAAGCGCGTCGCCGTCGTCGGCGCCGGACCGGCGGGGCTCGCCTGCGCCGTCTCCGCGGCCGAGCGCGGCCACGCCGTCACCCTTTTCGACGCCGCCGAGGAGATAGGCGGCCAGCTCGACGTGGCGCGGCGCGTTCCCGGCAAGGAGGAGTTCGACGAGACCATCCGCTACTTCCGCGTCCAGCTCGCCGAGCACGGCGTCGACGTCCGCCTCGGCAAGTCCGTCACCGCCGCCGACCTCCCCGAGCACGCGTACGACGAGGTCGTGCTCGCCACCGGCGTCACCCCGCGCGTCCCCGCCATCCCCGGCGTGGACCACCCCACCGTCGTCGGCTACCTCGACGTGCTGCGCGACCGGGTGCCGGTCGGCCGCCGCGTCGCCGTCATCGGCGCGGGCGGCATCGGCTTCGACGTGGCGGCCCACCTCACCGACAGCGGCGACGGGGCCTCCCGCGACGCCGCCACCTACTTCCGCCACTGGGGCGTCGACACCACGTACGCCACCCCCGGCGGTCTGCGCGAACCCGAACTCCCCGCCACCGGGCGCACCGTCCACCTCATCCAGCGCAAGACCGGCAAGGTCGGGGCGGGCCTGGGCAGGACGACCGGCTGGATCCACCGCACGGAGCTGCGCCACCGGGGCGTGACCACCGTCGCGGGAGCCACCTACGACCGCATCGACGACGAGGGCCTGCACCTCACCGTCGAGGGCGAGCAGCGCACGCTTCCGGTCGACACCGTCGTCCTGTGCGCGGGTCAGGAACCCCGCCGCGACCTCTACGAGGAGCTGTGCGCGGCCGGCCGCGCACCCCACCTGATCGGCGGCGCCGACGTCGCCGCCGAACTCGACGCCAAGCGCGCCGTCAAGCAGGGCACCGAACTGGCCGCGACGCTCTGA
- a CDS encoding rhodanese-like domain-containing protein, whose product MTISPADLHARETPKTLVLDVRTPGEFAAGHLPGAVNLPLDSVSALLPELQDAAGRRELFVVCATGRRSADACNRLATVGIPATGVEGGVSGWTAAGLLLEPGPAPSRAVWAMDRQVRFAAGSLVLTGLLLGRRAPRARLLSAGVATGLVYSGVSNTCGMAALLAKLPFNRPAPTVLDTARAALRD is encoded by the coding sequence GTGACCATCTCCCCCGCCGACCTCCACGCCCGCGAGACGCCGAAGACGCTCGTGCTCGACGTCCGGACGCCGGGCGAGTTCGCCGCCGGACATCTGCCCGGCGCGGTGAACCTGCCGCTCGACAGCGTCTCGGCGCTTCTGCCCGAACTGCAGGACGCAGCCGGGCGGCGTGAGCTGTTCGTGGTGTGCGCCACGGGCCGCCGCTCCGCCGACGCCTGCAACCGGCTGGCCACCGTCGGCATCCCCGCGACCGGCGTCGAGGGCGGCGTCAGCGGCTGGACCGCGGCCGGCCTGCTCCTCGAACCGGGGCCGGCTCCGTCCCGTGCGGTCTGGGCGATGGACCGGCAGGTCCGCTTCGCCGCCGGCTCGCTGGTCCTGACCGGCCTGCTCCTCGGCCGCCGCGCCCCGCGCGCCCGGCTCCTCTCCGCCGGGGTGGCGACCGGCCTCGTCTACTCCGGCGTCAGCAACACCTGCGGCATGGCGGCACTGCTGGCCAAGCTGCCCTTCAACCGCCCGGCGCCCACGGTGCTGGACACGGCCCGCGCCGCCCTGCGCGACTGA